The sequence ATTGATAAGCCTGCAGGTCTTGTGGTGCATCCCGGGGCAGGGAATGATTCCGGTACCCTGGTTAACGCCTTGGTTGCCCACTCTCCAGGTTTTAGCGAACAGGGCTGGGACAGGGAACGGCCAGGTATTGTGCACCGCCTGGATAAAGATACCTCCGGGTTGATGGTTGTTGCCAAAACCTTGAAGTCCCTTGAATTTCTTCAAAAAGAATTTAAGCAACGGCGGGTGGAGAAGCATTACCTGGCTTTGGCACGGGGAAAAAATATACCGGATGCAGGGGTGATTGAGCGCCCCATTGGCCGGCATCCTCGCCATCGCAAACGCATGGCCGTCCTGGACGAGAACGGCAGATATGCAAAAACCCGGTTCAGCGTAATCGAACGTTTTAGCTCAGGGTGTCTTCTGGATATCCAGCTTTACACCGGCAGAACCCATCAGATTCGTGTTCATTTTTATGACCAGGGCATGCCCCTTTTCGGCGATTGCATTTACCAGGAGCGACGGTTTCGGAAAAAAGACCCAAGGGTGCCGCGTCAGATGCTTCATTCCTGGACCTTGTCCTTTCGTCATCCTTATTCAGGTTTGCGCCTGTCTTTTGAAGCCCCCATGCCTGAAGATTTCAAAACTACTTTGCTGCATCTCTCCGATGCACCTCAACAGGCTGTCAATAGAAATTAAGGATCAGGATTGGTTTAACTTTCGCTGGGATTCGGTCCAATCAATACGGCTCAAAAGCCCCCGGATAATTCTGACATCCCTGGATGACAGGCCCGCATTAGAGAAAATCCTGCGGTAGGTCCGCAGCAGATGATCCGGGTTCTGGGGGTCAAGATAATCAATATCTAACAGCGTCTTTCTCATGTGTGCAAACATAGATTCTAGTTCTTCTCCCCGGGCAGGGTCTTTAACCTCGGGATCATGGAAATTTTTTGCAGCCCCGGAGTTAAGGGAAGCTTCATAAAGCAGCACTGCCAGGGAGTGGCTCAGATT comes from uncultured Desulfobacter sp. and encodes:
- a CDS encoding RluA family pseudouridine synthase, with product MHIKIEILPDQAGVRLDQAVADSQSRISRSRIASLISQGLILVNQGRKRPGYKVKPKDFIEGDVPSPDQQDRKSLSPESIPLNILYEDDYILMIDKPAGLVVHPGAGNDSGTLVNALVAHSPGFSEQGWDRERPGIVHRLDKDTSGLMVVAKTLKSLEFLQKEFKQRRVEKHYLALARGKNIPDAGVIERPIGRHPRHRKRMAVLDENGRYAKTRFSVIERFSSGCLLDIQLYTGRTHQIRVHFYDQGMPLFGDCIYQERRFRKKDPRVPRQMLHSWTLSFRHPYSGLRLSFEAPMPEDFKTTLLHLSDAPQQAVNRN